The Sorangiineae bacterium MSr11367 genome window below encodes:
- a CDS encoding YafY family transcriptional regulator, with amino-acid sequence MPRPVRPTTRVLTVLELLQTHGRMSGAELARRLEVDPRTVRRYIAMLEEIGIPITAERGRDGAYMLVAGFKLPPMMFTDDEALALSIGLLAVRGLGLAEAVTSVASAQAKLERVMPANLKRRVRAVDETVTLDLARRGQDAPESNAALVALSAAAQAHTRVSMRYRAGAQEATQRDFDPYGLAYRNRRWYAVGMCHLRGGLRSFRLDRVEEVRPIAARFTRPDGFDALAYLALSLATLPRAHAIEVLLEADLETARRALFPAAGVLEWTGERTLLRSTADDLDWFALELARLPFPFEVRAPEALRAAMVSLADRLLRLGRPHA; translated from the coding sequence ATGCCCCGTCCCGTCCGCCCTACGACGCGCGTGCTGACCGTTCTCGAGTTGCTGCAGACCCACGGGCGCATGAGCGGCGCGGAGCTGGCGCGGCGGCTCGAGGTGGACCCGCGCACGGTGCGCCGGTACATCGCCATGCTCGAGGAGATCGGCATCCCCATCACCGCGGAGCGCGGGCGCGATGGGGCGTACATGCTCGTGGCCGGCTTCAAGCTGCCGCCCATGATGTTCACCGACGACGAGGCGCTCGCGCTCTCCATCGGCCTGCTGGCGGTGCGCGGTCTCGGGCTTGCCGAGGCGGTGACGTCGGTGGCCAGTGCCCAGGCCAAGTTGGAGCGCGTAATGCCGGCCAACTTGAAACGCCGCGTGCGCGCGGTCGACGAGACGGTGACGCTCGATCTCGCGCGCCGCGGGCAGGATGCGCCGGAAAGCAACGCCGCACTCGTGGCCCTCAGCGCCGCCGCGCAGGCGCACACCCGCGTGAGCATGCGCTACCGCGCGGGCGCGCAGGAAGCGACCCAGCGCGACTTCGACCCGTACGGCCTCGCCTACCGCAATCGGCGCTGGTACGCCGTCGGCATGTGCCACCTGCGCGGTGGCCTGCGCTCCTTCCGGCTCGATCGCGTGGAGGAGGTCCGCCCCATCGCCGCGCGCTTCACCCGGCCCGATGGCTTCGATGCCCTTGCATACCTCGCGCTCTCGCTGGCGACCTTGCCGCGCGCGCACGCCATCGAGGTGCTGCTCGAGGCCGATCTGGAGACGGCGCGGCGGGCGCTCTTTCCCGCCGCCGGCGTGCTCGAATGGACCGGCGAGCGCACGCTCTTGCGCAGCACCGCCGACGATCTCGATTGGTTCGCCCTCGAGCTGGCACGCCTGCCGTTTCCCTTCGAGGTGCGCGCGCCCGAGGCCCTGCGCGCCGCGATGGTGTCACTCGCTGATCGGCTGCTGCGACTCGGGCGCCCGCACGCCTAG
- a CDS encoding TetR/AcrR family transcriptional regulator: MSTSRAPKEMPPRKTSERRRQQPTSPSVIRWVNLPLQERSRLKLDRIVSAFEKLVAERGLDGATVADIAREAGCSVGAFYTRFKDKGDLFRYVVLHHLEEGLLTLRGLTTGEGWKEADTETIISSIIALVVELHRRHEGFLRAFYEQAHKDPVVIAHLSKAGVELEEVLFAMMSERKDEISHPNPRVAVGFAVRMVMGTMQFRSLMAPHTPKETHFSWSTWAEEMTSSLLAYLGVRAPESQQPISE; the protein is encoded by the coding sequence ATGTCCACCAGCCGCGCCCCCAAGGAAATGCCGCCCAGGAAGACGTCCGAGCGGCGCCGGCAGCAACCCACGAGTCCAAGTGTGATTCGGTGGGTAAATCTCCCCCTCCAAGAGCGCAGCCGCCTCAAGCTCGATCGCATCGTCTCGGCCTTCGAGAAGCTCGTCGCCGAACGTGGACTCGACGGAGCCACCGTCGCGGACATTGCGCGCGAGGCGGGTTGCTCGGTGGGTGCATTCTACACGCGATTCAAGGACAAGGGAGATCTCTTCCGCTACGTGGTCCTGCACCACTTGGAAGAAGGCCTCCTCACCTTGCGCGGCCTGACCACGGGCGAAGGCTGGAAGGAGGCCGACACCGAGACCATCATCAGCAGCATCATCGCGCTGGTGGTCGAACTGCATCGCCGCCACGAAGGCTTTCTGCGCGCGTTCTACGAGCAGGCCCACAAAGATCCGGTGGTGATCGCACACTTGAGCAAGGCCGGGGTCGAGCTCGAAGAGGTTCTGTTCGCGATGATGTCCGAGCGCAAGGACGAGATCTCGCATCCGAATCCGCGCGTGGCCGTCGGCTTCGCCGTGCGCATGGTGATGGGCACGATGCAGTTTCGCTCGCTCATGGCACCGCACACGCCAAAGGAGACCCACTTTTCGTGGTCGACGTGGGCGGAAGAGATGACCTCGAGTTTGCTTGCCTACCTAGGCGTGCGGGCGCCCGAGTCGCAGCAGCCGATCAGCGAGTGA
- a CDS encoding DUF4328 domain-containing protein has translation MENPYSPPAASYGQYLSPQDAWSRYGGFVPLKTRMVWASVAIMLSVASSVILAIAQTVLAGQVTGNGENVGAALILLACAALSFLCRCLAALAFCLWIHRAASNVHARGGAMSFTPGWCVGWFFIPFAHLVKPYRAVMELWFASNPESPRHKGIVDVWWATWLIMGFIETATSRINDLSVAGTIGLGGSLFGLVAAVFCVQVMSEISQRQLDGTATKPVGRDGASANG, from the coding sequence ATGGAGAATCCTTACAGTCCGCCGGCAGCGAGCTATGGCCAATACCTATCGCCGCAGGATGCATGGTCGCGTTACGGAGGTTTCGTTCCGCTGAAAACGCGGATGGTGTGGGCGTCCGTCGCCATCATGCTTTCCGTGGCGTCCTCGGTCATTTTGGCCATCGCGCAGACCGTGTTGGCGGGGCAGGTCACAGGCAACGGAGAAAACGTGGGGGCGGCCCTCATCTTGCTGGCCTGCGCGGCGCTCTCGTTCCTTTGCCGGTGCTTGGCAGCGCTTGCTTTTTGCTTGTGGATTCACCGAGCCGCGTCGAACGTGCACGCTCGTGGTGGTGCCATGTCGTTCACGCCAGGTTGGTGCGTGGGCTGGTTTTTCATTCCTTTCGCGCACCTCGTCAAACCGTACCGCGCGGTGATGGAGCTGTGGTTTGCGAGCAATCCCGAGTCACCACGCCACAAGGGCATCGTGGATGTTTGGTGGGCCACATGGCTCATCATGGGCTTCATCGAAACCGCAACCTCGCGGATCAACGACCTATCCGTGGCGGGCACCATTGGCCTGGGCGGTAGCCTTTTCGGCCTCGTCGCGGCGGTCTTCTGCGTCCAGGTGATGTCCGAAATCTCGCAGCGTCAACTCGACGGCACCGCTACCAAACCGGTGGGCCGAGACGGTGCGAGCGCGAATGGATGA
- a CDS encoding alpha/beta hydrolase, which produces MTFGKLVRFAVGGVGVVYAGLAALVFAKQRDILFPAATNAPREVTMPEGKVVRIAAAGREVFALHAPAKQTDAPTLVFFHGNGEQLGDLPDILRLFTAHGLGAYAIEYPGYGLAQAQSVSEAAIYEAAEAGLVHLEKELGVPRERTVLVGQSIGSGAATEMARRGYGAKLVLISPYTSIPDMARVVLRIFPGSLLVRDRFDNAAKAPGIALPVLILHGAADELIPLAMGQKLAAMFPHAQLAVVEGGHHGDLFLRDDDFVPAAIARFVAFPTTPQNAGR; this is translated from the coding sequence ATGACCTTCGGGAAACTCGTTCGGTTCGCGGTGGGCGGCGTGGGTGTGGTGTACGCAGGGTTGGCGGCGCTCGTCTTTGCGAAGCAGCGGGATATTCTTTTTCCGGCGGCGACCAACGCGCCCCGGGAGGTCACCATGCCCGAGGGGAAGGTCGTGCGCATCGCGGCGGCAGGGCGCGAGGTGTTTGCGCTTCACGCGCCCGCCAAGCAGACCGACGCGCCCACCTTGGTGTTCTTCCACGGCAACGGTGAGCAGCTTGGCGATCTGCCGGACATCCTGCGTCTCTTCACGGCGCACGGGCTGGGGGCGTACGCCATCGAGTACCCGGGATACGGATTGGCACAAGCGCAATCCGTTTCCGAAGCCGCCATTTACGAAGCCGCCGAGGCGGGGCTCGTTCACTTGGAGAAAGAGCTCGGGGTTCCGCGCGAGCGCACCGTTCTCGTGGGTCAGTCCATCGGTTCGGGCGCCGCCACGGAAATGGCGCGACGCGGGTATGGGGCCAAGCTGGTGCTCATTTCGCCGTACACGAGCATCCCCGACATGGCGCGAGTGGTGCTGCGGATCTTCCCAGGGTCGCTTTTGGTTCGCGACCGATTCGACAATGCGGCCAAGGCACCGGGCATCGCCTTGCCGGTGTTGATTCTGCACGGCGCCGCGGATGAGCTCATTCCCTTGGCCATGGGGCAGAAGCTCGCCGCGATGTTTCCGCACGCGCAGCTGGCGGTGGTCGAAGGCGGGCACCACGGAGACCTGTTCCTCCGCGACGACGATTTCGTCCCCGCCGCCATCGCACGCTTCGTCGCTTTTCCCACAACTCCACAAAACGCCGGCCGATAG
- a CDS encoding class I SAM-dependent methyltransferase, giving the protein MRARVSERAADRGSVPGRFRLAGPTVRAARVSALRPAEKTILERLDVELPSMTMLDLAVGGGRTTEHFAPRVKRYIALDDSPATLRAWSKRFSGAPYEFLLGDARTLPFNDHTFDFVLFAHNGIDYVDRDGRLRALREVRRVARAGGTFVFSTHDLERCAPVLAPRAAAYHLWLSEQLAQLHQAGFERVRAYSATTGAEIVSLAHECPPDRWLYFLCRAASA; this is encoded by the coding sequence ATGCGAGCGAGGGTTTCCGAACGCGCTGCCGATCGCGGCAGCGTGCCCGGCCGTTTCAGACTGGCGGGACCAACCGTGCGCGCGGCGCGGGTGTCGGCACTGCGGCCCGCCGAAAAAACGATTCTCGAGCGGCTCGACGTCGAGTTACCGAGCATGACCATGCTCGATCTTGCGGTGGGCGGTGGTCGAACCACGGAGCATTTTGCTCCGCGGGTGAAGCGCTACATCGCGCTCGACGATTCACCCGCCACGCTTCGCGCGTGGTCCAAGCGGTTCTCCGGGGCACCGTACGAGTTCCTGCTGGGTGATGCGCGAACGCTCCCCTTCAACGACCACACTTTCGACTTCGTTCTCTTCGCGCACAACGGCATCGACTACGTCGATCGCGACGGCCGGCTTCGCGCGCTTCGCGAAGTACGGCGCGTGGCGCGGGCTGGGGGGACGTTCGTCTTTTCGACGCACGACCTCGAACGCTGCGCTCCCGTATTGGCCCCTCGGGCTGCGGCGTACCATCTCTGGCTCTCCGAGCAGCTCGCGCAACTTCACCAAGCGGGCTTCGAACGCGTTCGTGCCTACTCCGCGACGACCGGGGCGGAAATCGTGTCGCTCGCGCACGAGTGCCCGCCCGATCGATGGCTCTACTTCCTCTGCCGCGCCGCCAGCGCTTAG
- a CDS encoding alcohol dehydrogenase catalytic domain-containing protein — MRDARAVHIDAPETLRLAAVEPRAPGLGEALVEVAWAGICGSDREVLAGTRPKDFVRYPLIPGHEWSGTVVAVGELSDASLVGRAVVGEGFRSCGRCPACFRGDTNLCQAEYRETGFTEPGAWATYLTVPARLLHVLPKESDLRAAAALEPAACVAAACLKAAVVSGERVAVVGGGTLGLLATQLLRASEPSKLIVVDPHRDRGELAQQCGASEFLSPDEAQRRAGQFDVVLEAAGASDTARLAMQLARRGGRIVLTGIPPASTGETGPSGQVHALSPTELVLREITVLTVFGAPSRAWAHAVRAFATGVLDPSPVITHEVPLEDVAEAFRILTDPSARAVKVLLRP, encoded by the coding sequence TTGCGCGATGCACGGGCCGTGCACATCGACGCCCCCGAGACGTTGCGCCTGGCCGCCGTCGAACCGCGCGCGCCCGGCCTGGGGGAGGCGCTGGTCGAGGTGGCGTGGGCCGGCATCTGCGGCTCCGACCGCGAGGTGCTCGCGGGCACGCGCCCGAAGGACTTCGTGCGCTACCCGCTGATCCCCGGGCATGAATGGTCCGGCACCGTGGTGGCCGTCGGCGAGCTGTCCGATGCATCGCTCGTGGGCCGCGCCGTGGTCGGGGAGGGATTTCGCTCGTGCGGGCGCTGTCCGGCGTGCTTTCGCGGCGACACCAACCTTTGCCAAGCCGAGTACCGCGAGACGGGCTTCACCGAGCCGGGCGCCTGGGCCACGTACCTCACCGTACCCGCGCGGTTGCTCCACGTGTTGCCCAAGGAAAGCGATCTGCGTGCAGCCGCCGCGCTCGAGCCTGCCGCGTGCGTCGCGGCGGCGTGCCTGAAGGCGGCGGTGGTGAGCGGTGAGCGCGTCGCCGTGGTCGGCGGGGGCACGCTCGGCTTGCTCGCCACGCAGCTGCTTCGCGCGAGCGAGCCGTCGAAGTTGATCGTGGTCGACCCCCACCGCGATCGCGGTGAGCTCGCGCAGCAATGCGGCGCGAGCGAGTTTCTCTCGCCGGACGAGGCCCAACGCCGAGCGGGGCAGTTCGACGTTGTGCTCGAGGCGGCGGGTGCGAGCGACACCGCGCGGCTGGCCATGCAGCTGGCCCGCCGTGGCGGACGCATCGTGCTCACGGGCATTCCGCCAGCCTCGACCGGCGAGACGGGACCGTCTGGACAGGTGCACGCACTCTCGCCCACGGAGCTGGTCCTTCGCGAAATCACGGTGCTCACGGTGTTCGGTGCGCCATCGCGCGCATGGGCACACGCGGTCCGTGCGTTCGCGACGGGGGTTCTCGACCCTTCGCCGGTCATCACCCACGAAGTCCCCCTCGAGGACGTGGCCGAAGCGTTTCGGATTCTCACCGACCCGAGCGCCCGTGCTGTAAAGGTGTTGCTACGCCCATGA
- a CDS encoding DUF2156 domain-containing protein, whose product MRSRVLTLLRDHGFNRTSFQVLEVGFRYWFCEQGCVAYADTGHAWVAAGAPIAGDDALAAVTAAFIAAAREKGRRVSFFATETRLLEASNELASLQIGEQPVWDPAGWPDIVKGSRSLREQIRRARAKGVTIRKLATEEVAPGSVARYAMETLVARWLSTRAMAPMGFLVDVQPFDFPEERRYFIAERQGAIVAFLAAVPVYARGGWLIEDLVRGTGAPNGTGEMLIDQAMRLFAAEGSHDVTLGLAPLSGSVNRWLGAARSVGRALYDFRGVQAFKAKLKPDRWEPTYLAYPKGTSAMFAVYDVLVAFARGSLSRFGMETLLRGPAFVVRVLAALLVPWTILLASVETRKWFPAPWIKWAWVGFDIAVMIGLFALSSRFRPRLARVLAAAVTMDGLLTLTEAVTFNVPRVHGPTDWVVIVLACLAPTLAAVVLWGAQATRTS is encoded by the coding sequence ATGCGATCGCGTGTGCTCACCCTGCTTCGGGACCACGGGTTCAACCGGACCTCCTTTCAAGTCCTGGAGGTCGGCTTTCGCTATTGGTTCTGCGAGCAAGGCTGCGTCGCCTACGCCGACACCGGGCATGCGTGGGTTGCGGCCGGTGCACCCATCGCGGGCGACGATGCGCTCGCCGCCGTGACCGCGGCCTTCATCGCGGCCGCCCGGGAAAAAGGGCGCCGTGTCAGCTTCTTCGCCACCGAAACGCGCCTTCTCGAAGCCTCGAACGAGCTCGCGTCGCTGCAGATCGGCGAGCAACCGGTGTGGGATCCGGCCGGCTGGCCAGACATCGTCAAAGGCAGCCGCAGCCTTCGCGAACAGATCCGCCGTGCCCGGGCCAAGGGCGTGACGATTCGCAAGCTCGCCACCGAGGAGGTCGCACCCGGCTCCGTCGCGCGCTACGCGATGGAGACACTCGTCGCGCGCTGGCTCTCGACGCGGGCCATGGCGCCCATGGGCTTTCTCGTCGATGTGCAGCCCTTCGATTTTCCCGAAGAGCGGCGCTACTTCATCGCCGAACGCCAGGGCGCCATCGTCGCCTTCTTGGCCGCGGTCCCAGTGTATGCGCGCGGCGGTTGGCTCATCGAAGACTTGGTGCGCGGTACGGGCGCTCCGAACGGCACGGGCGAAATGCTCATCGACCAGGCGATGCGCCTGTTCGCCGCCGAGGGCAGCCACGACGTCACCTTGGGCCTGGCGCCCCTCTCGGGCAGCGTGAACCGCTGGCTCGGCGCCGCACGATCCGTGGGGCGGGCGCTCTACGATTTTCGCGGCGTGCAGGCCTTCAAGGCCAAGCTAAAGCCGGACCGCTGGGAGCCCACGTACCTCGCGTACCCCAAGGGCACGAGCGCGATGTTCGCCGTCTACGATGTGCTCGTCGCCTTCGCGCGCGGCAGCCTCTCGCGCTTCGGCATGGAGACGCTTTTGCGGGGCCCCGCGTTCGTCGTCCGTGTGCTCGCGGCGCTGCTCGTGCCGTGGACGATTTTGCTCGCCTCGGTCGAGACGCGAAAGTGGTTCCCCGCGCCGTGGATCAAGTGGGCATGGGTCGGCTTCGACATTGCGGTGATGATCGGGCTCTTCGCCCTGTCCTCGCGCTTTCGCCCGCGCCTCGCGCGCGTGCTCGCCGCCGCGGTCACCATGGACGGCCTCCTCACCCTGACGGAGGCCGTCACCTTCAACGTACCGCGCGTGCACGGCCCGACGGACTGGGTCGTCATCGTGCTCGCATGCCTGGCGCCCACCCTGGCCGCCGTCGTCCTCTGGGGAGCCCAGGCCACGCGAACGAGTTAG
- a CDS encoding U32 family peptidase: MHLRHWLNANGLPHSDGGALPDSPKRFPDGAQYRVEIPSVEGPEVFAAVLAEAEARGVPVHRVSQGSGGMLLTDGELAAMADLGAARSIEVSLFARPLAGWGTSAAAVASGGGSLAAQARGTEQLLQCLADIHRCAEAGIRSVLVTDIGVLDTAAKLRASGHLPADLQFKISVQMGMANPASIRIVERLGASTYNVPTDLSLGQLAAIRAAVDIPLDIYIEAPDDLGGFVRHFEIAEIVRVAAPVYVKFGLRNAPNIYPCGTHLMPTAIALGRERVRRARIGLDFLARHMPEAVASQQLAVPGLAVPRRR; this comes from the coding sequence ATGCATCTGCGTCATTGGTTGAACGCGAACGGATTGCCGCATTCCGACGGCGGTGCGCTGCCCGACAGCCCGAAGCGCTTTCCGGACGGAGCGCAATACCGTGTGGAAATCCCCAGCGTCGAAGGTCCCGAGGTGTTTGCTGCCGTGCTCGCAGAGGCGGAAGCGCGCGGCGTTCCCGTGCACCGCGTCTCGCAGGGGAGCGGCGGCATGCTCCTCACCGACGGCGAGCTCGCCGCCATGGCCGATCTCGGCGCGGCGCGTTCCATCGAGGTGAGCCTGTTCGCGCGCCCGCTCGCGGGGTGGGGAACCTCGGCGGCGGCCGTGGCCTCGGGGGGCGGCTCGCTGGCGGCGCAGGCGCGCGGCACCGAGCAGCTGCTCCAATGCTTGGCGGACATTCACCGCTGCGCGGAGGCGGGCATTCGCAGCGTCCTGGTCACGGACATCGGTGTGCTGGATACCGCGGCCAAGCTGCGGGCCTCGGGGCATTTGCCCGCGGACCTGCAATTCAAGATCAGCGTGCAAATGGGCATGGCCAACCCCGCATCCATCCGCATCGTCGAACGGCTCGGCGCCTCGACGTACAACGTGCCGACGGATCTTTCGCTCGGGCAGCTTGCGGCCATTCGCGCGGCCGTGGACATCCCGCTCGATATCTACATCGAGGCGCCGGACGACTTGGGCGGCTTCGTGCGCCACTTCGAGATTGCCGAAATCGTCCGCGTGGCCGCGCCGGTGTACGTGAAGTTCGGCTTGCGCAATGCTCCGAACATCTACCCATGCGGAACGCACTTGATGCCGACGGCCATTGCCCTCGGGCGTGAGCGCGTGCGGCGCGCCCGCATCGGACTCGATTTCTTGGCCCGCCACATGCCCGAGGCGGTGGCCTCGCAGCAGCTCGCCGTGCCGGGACTCGCCGTGCCGAGGCGAAGGTGA
- a CDS encoding aldehyde dehydrogenase (NADP(+)), protein MSELERMLTAAAAAHAPLAALRPAARAGLLRRVAVALESAAPELVPLAREESHLPEARLTGELKRTTFQLRFFADVLLEGSYLEATLDAADPNWPPGPRPDLRRMLLPLGPIVVFAASNFPFAFSVAGGDTASALAAGCPVVIKAHPGHPRLSDRTAAIVSAALRDGGAPDGSFALVHGDEAGRAALLDPRIKAGAFTGSTHGGRALFDLASSRPVPIPFYAEMGSVNPVFVTEAAATARGAEIATGYLDSYTLGAGQFCTKPGFLFVPESVAEELELRLVAGVLDRAAAPLLNERIAAGYTSVLRTLSAHPAVRVLHAGTDTPNGPSPTLLGTTARALLADGEKALLTECFGPTSVVVRYGSDAELPELARLFTGELTATVHGEAGDAIAAPLLAELSERAGRVLWNGWPTGVAVSHAMHHGGPYPSATSALYTSVGSTAIRRFLRPVCYQNVPQALLPEALRDDNPLDIPRWIEGSLRR, encoded by the coding sequence ATGAGTGAACTCGAACGAATGCTCACCGCAGCGGCGGCGGCGCACGCGCCCCTCGCTGCCCTTCGTCCGGCCGCGCGCGCAGGGCTTCTGCGCCGCGTGGCCGTTGCCCTCGAATCGGCCGCCCCCGAGCTCGTCCCGCTTGCGCGCGAAGAGTCCCATCTTCCCGAGGCGCGCCTCACGGGCGAGCTGAAACGCACCACGTTCCAGCTGCGCTTCTTTGCCGACGTCCTTCTGGAGGGCAGTTACCTCGAGGCGACGCTCGATGCGGCCGATCCCAACTGGCCGCCCGGCCCGCGCCCGGATCTGCGGCGCATGCTGCTTCCGCTCGGGCCCATCGTCGTGTTTGCGGCGAGCAATTTTCCCTTCGCCTTCAGCGTGGCAGGTGGCGATACGGCGTCGGCATTGGCCGCCGGTTGTCCCGTCGTGATCAAGGCCCACCCCGGGCATCCGCGCCTCAGCGATCGCACGGCGGCCATCGTCTCCGCGGCCTTGCGGGATGGAGGCGCGCCCGATGGATCGTTCGCGCTCGTTCATGGCGACGAGGCAGGGCGCGCGGCGTTGCTCGATCCGCGCATCAAAGCGGGCGCCTTCACCGGGTCCACGCACGGCGGGCGCGCCCTGTTCGATCTGGCGTCGTCGCGTCCGGTGCCCATTCCGTTTTATGCCGAAATGGGCAGCGTCAATCCGGTATTCGTCACAGAGGCCGCGGCCACCGCGCGCGGGGCCGAAATCGCGACGGGGTACCTCGATTCGTACACCTTGGGCGCGGGCCAGTTTTGCACCAAGCCGGGGTTCCTGTTCGTGCCCGAGTCCGTTGCGGAGGAACTCGAGCTTCGCCTCGTGGCGGGCGTTCTCGATCGCGCCGCGGCGCCGCTGCTCAATGAGCGCATCGCGGCCGGGTACACGTCCGTGCTGCGCACCTTGAGCGCGCACCCGGCCGTCCGCGTCCTCCACGCGGGAACGGACACGCCGAATGGCCCGTCCCCCACCTTGCTGGGGACGACGGCGCGTGCGCTCTTGGCCGACGGCGAGAAGGCCTTGCTCACCGAGTGCTTCGGTCCGACGTCCGTCGTGGTGCGCTACGGTAGCGACGCCGAGCTGCCCGAGTTGGCGCGCCTCTTCACCGGCGAGCTCACGGCCACCGTGCACGGTGAAGCGGGGGATGCCATCGCCGCGCCGCTCCTGGCCGAACTGTCCGAGCGCGCAGGCCGGGTCCTGTGGAACGGATGGCCCACCGGCGTGGCCGTTTCCCATGCCATGCACCACGGTGGACCGTATCCCTCGGCGACTTCGGCGCTGTACACGTCGGTGGGCTCGACGGCCATTCGCCGGTTCCTGCGCCCCGTGTGCTACCAAAATGTGCCGCAGGCTTTGCTGCCCGAAGCGCTGCGTGACGACAACCCGCTCGACATCCCGCGTTGGATCGAGGGCTCACTTCGCCGGTAA
- a CDS encoding FadR family transcriptional regulator produces the protein MDQSSNDWVVNNTHSSPLGQHRTMHGQVVEWLGRRIVSGELPDGTQLPNEADLAAQLKVSRGGVREAVKALAAKGLVEPRPRLGTRVLPREQWNLMDREVIDWHGHVADPAFLQDLLELRLMVEPAAAQLAAERAGPEHIAILESSYAGMAKYAPRLPKAEAAFVEADLTFHLTLLRACGNRLIEHLGRLLETSLYHGLEASSHAPGGVEATLPLHRAVLVAVRGRKPKQAAKAMQRLLETTSEAVKRIERH, from the coding sequence ATGGATCAATCATCCAATGATTGGGTCGTGAACAACACGCATTCGAGTCCCTTGGGCCAACATCGCACGATGCATGGCCAGGTGGTGGAGTGGTTGGGGCGCCGCATCGTCTCCGGAGAGTTGCCCGACGGGACGCAGTTGCCCAACGAGGCCGATCTGGCGGCGCAGCTCAAAGTGAGCCGCGGCGGCGTGCGCGAGGCCGTCAAAGCGCTCGCCGCCAAGGGCCTGGTCGAACCGCGTCCGCGCCTCGGAACGCGCGTCCTGCCGCGCGAACAGTGGAACCTCATGGATCGCGAGGTGATCGATTGGCACGGCCACGTGGCCGATCCGGCGTTTCTCCAGGATTTGCTCGAATTGCGTCTCATGGTGGAGCCCGCGGCTGCGCAGCTTGCCGCGGAGCGGGCCGGTCCCGAGCACATTGCCATTTTGGAATCGTCTTATGCCGGAATGGCCAAATACGCCCCGCGCCTGCCGAAAGCCGAGGCGGCGTTCGTCGAGGCGGACCTCACGTTTCATCTGACCTTGCTGCGTGCGTGCGGCAATCGGCTCATCGAGCACCTCGGCCGCTTGCTGGAGACGAGCCTTTACCACGGGCTGGAGGCGAGCTCGCACGCCCCCGGGGGCGTGGAGGCCACCTTGCCGCTGCACCGCGCCGTGCTGGTGGCGGTGCGCGGTCGCAAGCCGAAGCAGGCCGCCAAAGCGATGCAACGGCTCCTGGAAACGACGAGCGAAGCCGTCAAACGAATCGAGAGGCACTGA
- a CDS encoding SMP-30/gluconolactonase/LRE family protein yields MPHAEQITDPNASHGEGPVWHPDWPGLRWVDMFGGEVLQLDARTGVVTRHAVGSRIAATIRPRTDGGAIIAIERGFALADADLKDVRPLDEVWADPRVRMNDGDCSPDGHFYCGSMAYDESPGAGSLYRMDPDGTTVVMLEGVTISNGLAWSPDGRTAYYIDTPTHRVDAFDYAQNGRFGNRRTLFRIPETDGAPDGMTVDTEGRLWIALWGGAAVHCYTPEGRLEERVQLPVTQVTACTFGGPELDELYITTSPQTVAPGTQPAAGALFRARPGARGLPARCYGTTT; encoded by the coding sequence ATGCCCCACGCCGAGCAGATCACCGATCCGAACGCTTCGCACGGAGAAGGACCCGTGTGGCACCCCGACTGGCCCGGCCTGCGCTGGGTCGACATGTTCGGCGGTGAGGTCCTTCAACTCGATGCACGCACCGGCGTCGTGACCCGTCACGCCGTCGGCAGCCGCATCGCCGCGACCATCCGGCCGCGCACCGACGGCGGTGCCATCATCGCCATCGAGCGCGGCTTCGCCCTGGCCGACGCCGACTTGAAGGACGTGCGCCCGCTCGACGAGGTGTGGGCCGATCCGCGCGTTCGCATGAACGACGGCGACTGCTCGCCCGATGGCCACTTCTACTGCGGCAGCATGGCCTACGACGAGTCCCCCGGCGCGGGCAGTCTGTACCGCATGGACCCCGACGGGACGACCGTGGTCATGCTCGAGGGCGTCACCATTTCCAATGGCTTGGCCTGGAGCCCGGACGGCCGCACGGCGTACTACATCGACACGCCGACCCATCGGGTCGACGCTTTCGACTACGCGCAGAACGGTCGCTTCGGAAACCGCCGCACCTTGTTCCGCATTCCCGAAACCGACGGCGCCCCCGACGGGATGACCGTCGACACCGAGGGCCGCCTCTGGATCGCCCTGTGGGGTGGCGCCGCCGTCCATTGCTACACGCCGGAGGGCCGTCTCGAAGAGCGCGTGCAGCTGCCGGTCACGCAAGTCACCGCCTGCACCTTCGGCGGGCCCGAGCTGGACGAACTTTACATCACCACGTCCCCGCAAACCGTCGCACCGGGCACGCAGCCTGCCGCAGGCGCTCTCTTTCGCGCCCGCCCTGGCGCGCGCGGCTTGCCGGCCCGCTGCTACGGGACGACGACGTAG